The window GTGTCACAATACCACCCTAATTTTGTCTTCCAGAAAAATAAAACTTTTATTTTGCTTGGTTCTGGTTATACACATTGCCTCTGGCCAAGGACGCAAATATGCCGCTAGCAGATAGTACCGTAAAGATAATAAACGAAGTTTTGGTGCTCCTTATTAATAAGTCAGAATAAGCCGGGCTTAATTCCATATTACCAACATAGAGTGCAATAATTAATGTTACAATGGCCATGCTGATGGCTTGACCGGTCAGTCTCATTGTGCCCAAAGTTGAGGAAGCAATGCCGTAAAACCTTTTTTCTACTGACCCCATCACCGCGTTGCTGTTCGGCGATGCGAACAGAGCAAAGCCAATTCCTAAAAGCATTAAATTGGCGACGATCAGCCAGATCGGGGTAGTTTTCGTAATAAATAGTAAAACAAATAATCCGAGAGTTACTATGCCCATTCCCCATGATGAGACAATTCTTGGTTCGATCCGGTCAGATAATCTGCCCGCGAAGGGGGATAACAGGGCCATAACTACCGGTTGAGCGAGCATGATCAGCCCGGCTACCTGGGAATTTAATCCCATCGTGACCTGCAGGTGCAGGGACATTAAAAAACTTACCGCAAAAGTGGCGCTGTAATTTATTAAAGCGGCCAGATTCGAAAAGGCAAAAGTCATATTCTTGCTGAAAAGTGCTACATTCAGCAGCGGATTTTCTTTCTGTTTTTGCTGCCAGATAAAAATACCGATCACAAACAGGCTTAATAACAAGATGTATTTGGCTTCCATAGATTTGGCAATTGATGATAAACCGTAAATGAAAGTGACCAAGCCCAGAACGTAGAGAATGGAACCGGTTAAATCAAATTTTTCACCACTTGCTCCCACCCATTCTCCCGGCAACTTCAATAGGGTAAGCAGGATAATCAATATCCCGATCGGCACGTTAAAATAAAAAATTGACTCCCAACCTAAATAGTGGTTCATCGCTCCCCCCAATACTGGACCCAGCGACAGACCAGTATAAACGGTAGCACTGTTTATCCCGAGAACCTTTCCCCGCTCGCCAGGAGGAAAAACCGAAGTCAGAATAGCCATTCCGGTACTGAAAACCATGGCACTGGCAATCCCCTGGAGTAAACGAAAGATAATGAGTGCCTCAAGCGACCTTGCAGAACAGCATAACAACGAAAACAGAGAAAAACCAGCAATTCCCAGGAGAAAAATTTTCTTCCGTCCAATGATATCGGCCAGGCGCCCAAAGGGAACCAAGAATGCGGCCGAGGCCAGTAGAAAACTGGAAACAACCCAGCTGAGTAAATAGGCCCCACCCGTTAGCTCTTTTCCAATAGAAGGAATCGCCAGGTTCACTGCACTGCCCATAAACGGGGTGAGGAACGAGGCCATGGTAACTATCACCAGCGAGCTCTTTTTTAGTGAAGTATCGTGTTTCAACTCAGCTTCTCCGTTCATATTTGCCCCTTCCAAAGCGATCATTTTTTCTTCATTTGAAGTCTTCTCCGGTTGTAGACAAATTCCTCTTTTTTCTTGAGGGCTACCTGATTTTACCTTTGTTTTGTGTAAAAACATTGTTAAAATATGCCTGTAGTGAATTATTTTCTACATATGGGGGTTAAAATTTTGCACGAAAAGCCTAAGTTATACAACCATCGGGCCAGATGCATATTTGGCGGTTTTACCTTTTTATTTTTCTTACTTATTTTGCGTTTTGGGCAACTCCAGTTGGTCCAGGGCCAGACCCTCTACCTTAAGGCGTTGGCGAACCGGACAAGAGAGATACCTTTAGAGGCCAACCGGGGGATTATCTACGACCGAAATTTTCATGAACTGGCCATTAGTGTAAATGCGGATGCTGTTTTTGCCCTGCCAGGCGATATTCGTGGTTCGAACCGGGAAAAGGAAATCGCCCAGAATTTAGCGGGGATACTAGAGTTGGACGAGCAGAAGGTTTATGAAAAAATCACCTCTAATTCTCCTTTTGTTTGGCTGAAGTTTAAGGTTTCTGCTGATAAGTCCCAACAAATAAAAAGCCTTGATCTACCTGGTATTGGTGTAACCAGCCGGAGTCAACGCTTTTACCCCCAAAAAACCCTGGCCGCGCATGTGCTGGGAATTGCTGGCATGGAAAACAAAGGATTGGAAGGGATTGAATATTTTTATGATAAGGAATTGAGTGGCATCCAGGGTATATTAGTTGCAGAAGCCGATGCCCAGGGCCACTATATCCCTGATGAAACCAAAAGACTTGTCCCGCCCCAAGATGGAAAAAGTATTGTTCTTACGATAGATGAAACAATTCAATTGATGGCTGAACGGGAGCTGGAAAAAATCATGAAAGAGTACCAGCCCAAAGGCGCGACGGCCATCGTGATGGACGTAACCACGGGGGAAATTCTGGCTTTGGCTTGTCAGCCGACTTTTGACCCCAACAATTATAATAATTACCCCCAGGAGGCCAGGCGAAATTTAGCCGTAAGTTACAACTATGAACCTGGTTCCACCTTCAAAATTATTACCGTGGCAGCCGCCCTGGAAGAAAAAGCGGTCAGCCTGGGAGACTATTTCAACTGCCCTGGCTATATTCAAGTGAACGGCCGGACGATCCGCTGTTCCCACAACGAAGTTCATGGTTGGCAGTCTTTAGCCAAGGCGATGGCTAATTCCTGCAACGTGAGCTTCGTCCAAATTGGGGGCCGTCTGGGTTGGCCAAAACTTTACCAGTATGTTCGGGCTTTCAATTTTGGGAACAAAACCGGCATTGACCTACCAGGTGAATCCCAGGGGATTTTACTCCCAGAAAAAAATAACCGACCAATCGATCTGGCCACAGCTTCTATTGGGCAGACCAATGCTGTTACCCCCATTCAACTCCTCAGCGCGGTTTCCGCGATCGTCAACAATGGTATATACATGAAACCTCACCTGGTAAAAGCTTTTGCTGATAAGGATAAAAACATTATTCAAGAGATTACTCCGGTAGCTTCTGGTCCAATCGTATCTAAAGAGACCTCGCAAGCGGTACGCCTCTTACTGGAAGAAGTAGTCAAAACTGGCACAGGCAAAAATGCTCAGATCGAGGGATATCGTGTTGGTGGTAAGACCGGGACCGCCCAGAAGATTGCCCCAACCGGTGGCTATCTGCCCAACGAGTATGTTGCTTCTTTCATTGGCGTGGTCCCGATCGATAATCCTCGGCTTGCTGTTTTAGTGGTGGTGGATGCTCCCCAGCGTGGGTTGCCGTACGGTGGCTGGGTGGCGGCTCCGGCTTTTAAAGAAATTGCCAGGGAAGCGCTAAAAAGACTGGGGGTTTATCCTACAACATTGGAATTCCAAAGCGATGGACAGGACACACAAGTTGCTACCGTGCCGAATGTACTTGGCTTATCAGGAGAAGAAGCGGTTCAAAAAATTAAACAAGCGGGTTTGCAACCTATTCTGCAGGGGAATCAGAATCGGGTTGTTAACCAGTATCCATCTCCCGGGAGCAAAGTAGTGTCCACTCAGCCAGTATTTGTCAACCTGTCAGGCCGGAAAGAAGTTACCTATAACCCGCAGAGCAAACAAGTTATTGTCCCAGACTTAACTGGCAAAACGGTACGTGAAGCTGCCCAGATCCTTGGTTTGCTCGATTTGAAGATTCAAATTGAAGGGAGCGGCGTGGCTTACAAACAAGATGTAGCCCCTGGTACATACGTCAGAGAAGGCGCAGTCATTACTGTTAGTTTTCGTGGAGTTGAGTAGGAAATTTCCCGCGGATGTATTGTGCCGGCCATTCAATGTTTTGGCCCAGTAAGTAAGCGGCTTTTAAGGGCCAGTATGGATTGCGCAGCAAT is drawn from Bacillota bacterium and contains these coding sequences:
- a CDS encoding MFS transporter, yielding MKHDTSLKKSSLVIVTMASFLTPFMGSAVNLAIPSIGKELTGGAYLLSWVVSSFLLASAAFLVPFGRLADIIGRKKIFLLGIAGFSLFSLLCCSARSLEALIIFRLLQGIASAMVFSTGMAILTSVFPPGERGKVLGINSATVYTGLSLGPVLGGAMNHYLGWESIFYFNVPIGILIILLTLLKLPGEWVGASGEKFDLTGSILYVLGLVTFIYGLSSIAKSMEAKYILLLSLFVIGIFIWQQKQKENPLLNVALFSKNMTFAFSNLAALINYSATFAVSFLMSLHLQVTMGLNSQVAGLIMLAQPVVMALLSPFAGRLSDRIEPRIVSSWGMGIVTLGLFVLLFITKTTPIWLIVANLMLLGIGFALFASPNSNAVMGSVEKRFYGIASSTLGTMRLTGQAISMAIVTLIIALYVGNMELSPAYSDLLIRSTKTSFIIFTVLSASGIFASLARGNVYNQNQAK
- a CDS encoding PASTA domain-containing protein, whose product is MRFGQLQLVQGQTLYLKALANRTREIPLEANRGIIYDRNFHELAISVNADAVFALPGDIRGSNREKEIAQNLAGILELDEQKVYEKITSNSPFVWLKFKVSADKSQQIKSLDLPGIGVTSRSQRFYPQKTLAAHVLGIAGMENKGLEGIEYFYDKELSGIQGILVAEADAQGHYIPDETKRLVPPQDGKSIVLTIDETIQLMAERELEKIMKEYQPKGATAIVMDVTTGEILALACQPTFDPNNYNNYPQEARRNLAVSYNYEPGSTFKIITVAAALEEKAVSLGDYFNCPGYIQVNGRTIRCSHNEVHGWQSLAKAMANSCNVSFVQIGGRLGWPKLYQYVRAFNFGNKTGIDLPGESQGILLPEKNNRPIDLATASIGQTNAVTPIQLLSAVSAIVNNGIYMKPHLVKAFADKDKNIIQEITPVASGPIVSKETSQAVRLLLEEVVKTGTGKNAQIEGYRVGGKTGTAQKIAPTGGYLPNEYVASFIGVVPIDNPRLAVLVVVDAPQRGLPYGGWVAAPAFKEIAREALKRLGVYPTTLEFQSDGQDTQVATVPNVLGLSGEEAVQKIKQAGLQPILQGNQNRVVNQYPSPGSKVVSTQPVFVNLSGRKEVTYNPQSKQVIVPDLTGKTVREAAQILGLLDLKIQIEGSGVAYKQDVAPGTYVREGAVITVSFRGVE